One genomic segment of Pseudomonadota bacterium includes these proteins:
- a CDS encoding InlB B-repeat-containing protein → MINVKNYTKGSLFGFLFMAFVLSMLSACGSDDMSPQLLAGQQVSSVAVNKNVAAAGSSSKALAAVAALPTPASGTWFETAYATWIGADAGYRAYVRTLGAFDWRDNAPIQGWLVDWEEADAQLVREVDPARNTWRVDIPGLPRGEYEIQIRAADGVAVVHTFAGLQTRSFPRYGAAFVPSNQDVFGFPGTHNFALNGAIGGYLPDGREDPTAIITYVTHENMATALPANIFSTGRGATANARTPLIVRFLGTVGSFETVSTTKAGAGAIVPPGVNDSGRWINIGTGNGNVTLEGIGPDANIFGWGMTIGGAHNVEFRNLRFDQWYDDAIFIDGASTTVRSSNIWVHNNTFAYGQNKHLALGQDPDQAKGDGAIDIHNHARNYTINYNIFAGSSKSMLIGGGATAISAHYGTVDHNWFHGSEERTPRVRNGRIHVFNNLYQDIQGHPYHNQLLARNTGYGIGAGHNANIWAEGNIFDHVNFPFLRSRQGHARGSQVINYEPGPGESATANAGFNHFFGDAPGFIIAREAVVGGDFPASVAGFRRTTDYVTGLTDPALDALRQAALALEPNVLDAASLVNFNPLEDVGVVVAAGSTTTNPAMTTNPAAQLDWSFRPIRTGVWPTGTPAQATALRTEIETFSGAQAWLVPDAVPAAPLVSSVVINNEVRSAINAQFTPAPGKIVIYENTFTIEWVNSDVLTTSYEIEWDGGSGTWAPIASVPASARPTSFVTQKLNPLATPATLTLLATATSREAMYVFRMRAVNSFGASDWSHNYVLNGHTVTFDAAGGSAIAPVAVPTGSAVAVPTAPTRANFLFGGWSAGVECEAPYDFATPVTADITLFACWDPAPAEITSFVASPSSVTVGTPVTLTWVSSPTTTICVGSGAWSGNMPPSGSQVVTPRADGEMTFGLTCSAAGGDDTASVTVTAEKRKGGGGSMGWLPLAGLAVLLASRRRRVLRSAEAAH, encoded by the coding sequence ATGATCAACGTCAAGAATTACACCAAGGGAAGCTTGTTCGGTTTCCTGTTCATGGCATTCGTGCTTTCCATGCTTTCGGCTTGTGGTTCGGACGACATGTCGCCCCAACTGCTTGCGGGACAGCAAGTTTCCTCGGTCGCGGTGAACAAGAATGTCGCCGCCGCTGGTTCATCTTCAAAGGCGCTTGCGGCGGTAGCCGCGCTGCCCACGCCGGCAAGCGGCACCTGGTTCGAAACGGCGTACGCCACCTGGATAGGCGCCGACGCCGGATACCGGGCTTACGTCCGGACCCTTGGCGCGTTTGACTGGCGGGATAACGCTCCGATCCAGGGCTGGCTGGTCGACTGGGAAGAAGCGGACGCCCAGCTGGTCCGCGAGGTCGACCCCGCTCGCAACACCTGGCGGGTGGATATTCCCGGCCTTCCCAGAGGCGAATACGAAATTCAGATCCGGGCTGCCGACGGCGTCGCAGTCGTTCACACGTTCGCGGGCCTTCAGACCCGGTCCTTCCCGCGTTACGGCGCGGCGTTTGTGCCGTCCAATCAGGACGTCTTCGGGTTTCCTGGAACGCACAATTTCGCGTTGAACGGCGCCATTGGTGGCTATCTACCGGACGGCAGAGAAGACCCCACCGCCATCATCACTTACGTGACTCACGAGAACATGGCGACGGCGCTGCCGGCGAACATCTTCTCGACGGGACGCGGCGCCACGGCGAATGCGAGAACACCGCTCATCGTTCGCTTCCTGGGTACGGTCGGTTCCTTCGAAACGGTCTCTACGACCAAGGCAGGCGCCGGCGCGATCGTCCCGCCTGGCGTCAACGACAGCGGTCGTTGGATCAACATCGGCACGGGCAACGGCAACGTGACGCTCGAAGGCATCGGGCCGGACGCCAACATCTTTGGCTGGGGCATGACGATTGGCGGTGCCCACAACGTGGAGTTCCGCAATCTTCGGTTCGACCAATGGTATGACGACGCCATCTTCATCGATGGCGCCAGCACCACCGTCCGGTCTTCCAACATCTGGGTGCACAACAACACGTTTGCATACGGCCAGAACAAGCATCTCGCGCTGGGTCAGGACCCTGACCAGGCGAAGGGCGACGGCGCGATCGACATCCACAATCACGCCAGAAACTACACGATCAACTACAACATCTTTGCCGGCAGCAGCAAATCCATGCTGATCGGTGGTGGCGCCACGGCCATCAGCGCGCACTACGGCACCGTTGATCACAACTGGTTCCACGGCTCGGAGGAGCGGACGCCGCGTGTGCGCAACGGCCGCATCCACGTGTTCAACAATCTGTACCAGGATATTCAGGGCCATCCGTATCACAACCAGCTGCTGGCAAGAAACACGGGTTATGGAATCGGCGCGGGTCACAACGCCAACATCTGGGCGGAAGGGAATATCTTCGACCATGTGAACTTCCCGTTCCTGCGCAGCCGCCAGGGACACGCGCGGGGTAGTCAGGTCATCAACTACGAGCCGGGCCCCGGCGAATCCGCCACCGCGAATGCGGGCTTCAATCATTTCTTTGGTGATGCGCCCGGCTTCATCATCGCGCGCGAGGCGGTAGTTGGCGGAGATTTCCCCGCCAGCGTGGCGGGTTTCAGAAGGACGACCGACTACGTCACCGGCCTCACGGACCCGGCGCTCGATGCCCTGAGGCAGGCCGCGCTCGCGCTCGAGCCCAACGTGCTCGACGCAGCGTCGCTGGTGAATTTCAACCCACTCGAGGACGTGGGTGTCGTGGTTGCAGCCGGTTCCACGACTACGAATCCGGCCATGACGACGAACCCCGCGGCGCAGCTGGATTGGTCATTCAGGCCAATCCGCACCGGAGTGTGGCCAACCGGAACGCCGGCGCAGGCAACCGCATTGCGGACCGAGATCGAAACCTTTTCGGGCGCACAGGCCTGGTTGGTTCCCGATGCGGTTCCGGCCGCCCCGCTGGTTTCCAGCGTGGTAATCAACAATGAAGTGCGTTCTGCGATCAATGCGCAGTTCACACCGGCTCCCGGCAAGATCGTCATCTACGAAAACACGTTCACGATCGAGTGGGTCAATTCGGATGTCTTGACCACCAGCTACGAAATTGAGTGGGATGGTGGATCGGGCACGTGGGCACCCATTGCCTCCGTCCCGGCAAGCGCCAGGCCGACCAGCTTCGTCACCCAGAAGCTCAATCCACTCGCCACGCCGGCGACGCTGACGCTGTTGGCAACGGCCACCAGCAGGGAAGCGATGTACGTCTTCAGAATGAGGGCGGTCAATTCCTTCGGCGCGAGCGACTGGTCGCACAACTATGTGTTGAATGGTCATACGGTGACGTTTGATGCGGCCGGCGGTTCGGCAATCGCGCCGGTAGCAGTGCCCACCGGAAGCGCAGTTGCGGTGCCCACGGCCCCGACCCGAGCCAACTTCCTGTTCGGCGGCTGGTCCGCCGGAGTCGAGTGCGAAGCGCCGTACGACTTCGCCACGCCGGTGACGGCGGACATCACGTTGTTCGCCTGCTGGGATCCGGCGCCGGCCGAGATCACCTCGTTTGTCGCCTCGCCGTCGAGCGTGACGGTGGGAACGCCGGTGACGTTGACCTGGGTTTCATCGCCGACCACGACGATCTGCGTGGGCAGCGGCGCATGGAGCGGCAACATGCCGCCGAGCGGCAGCCAGGTCGTCACGCCGAGAGCGGATGGCGAAATGACCTTCGGGCTGACGTGCAGCGCCGCGGGTGGCGATGACACGGCAAGCGTCACGGTCACCGCGGAGAAGCGC
- a CDS encoding HigA family addiction module antitoxin, protein MAKKVTHQPANPFHPGEVLLEEFLLPGNVTQTEFAERLGWTRARLNEVIKGKRGITAEAALDLAEVLGTSPRLWMNLQATFDLAAAEKRRAA, encoded by the coding sequence ATGGCTAAGAAAGTGACCCATCAGCCGGCGAATCCGTTTCATCCTGGCGAAGTTCTGCTCGAAGAATTTCTGCTGCCCGGAAACGTCACACAGACAGAGTTTGCGGAGCGCCTCGGATGGACGCGTGCGCGTCTCAATGAGGTAATCAAGGGGAAGCGAGGCATTACCGCGGAAGCGGCGCTCGACTTGGCCGAGGTGCTCGGTACGTCGCCGCGACTGTGGATGAATTTGCAGGCAACTTTTGATCTCGCGGCTGCGGAAAAAAGACGCGCAGCTTGA
- a CDS encoding type II toxin-antitoxin system RelE/ParE family toxin, whose amino-acid sequence MIESFGNRLAEGLFYDRRSKETRAIPAELLRAARRNVLYLHDAAQLSDLRVPPGNRLEALKGRWKGFYSIGIKDQWRVIFRFESGNASDVRVVDYH is encoded by the coding sequence GTGATTGAATCCTTTGGAAACCGCTTGGCCGAAGGCCTCTTTTACGACCGCCGATCCAAAGAGACGCGGGCGATTCCCGCCGAGCTGCTTCGCGCGGCGCGCCGCAATGTCCTGTACTTGCACGATGCCGCGCAGCTCAGCGACTTGCGGGTGCCTCCGGGAAACCGACTCGAGGCACTCAAAGGGCGGTGGAAGGGCTTCTACTCGATTGGAATCAAGGATCAATGGCGTGTCATTTTCCGATTCGAAAGCGGCAATGCTTCGGATGTTCGAGTTGTCGACTATCACTAG
- a CDS encoding helix-turn-helix transcriptional regulator: protein MNSTTRKSRRKSDPRLADTRVIAGGGNVFIDLGFDEAEARVMALRVELMMRLRERLQEKGYTQVEAAKHLGMTQPRVSALLKGAWKDFSMDMLLTLATRAGLKPVLHLADAEKRRAA from the coding sequence ATGAACAGCACGACCCGTAAGTCCCGTCGAAAGAGTGATCCCCGTCTTGCCGATACGCGAGTGATCGCCGGCGGCGGCAACGTTTTCATCGATCTGGGATTCGATGAAGCCGAGGCGCGCGTGATGGCTTTGCGCGTGGAGCTGATGATGCGGCTACGTGAAAGGCTGCAGGAGAAGGGTTACACGCAGGTCGAAGCGGCCAAACATCTGGGCATGACCCAGCCCCGAGTGTCGGCACTGCTCAAGGGCGCCTGGAAAGACTTCAGCATGGACATGTTGCTGACGCTCGCGACTCGTGCGGGCCTCAAGCCGGTGTTGCATCTCGCAGATGCAGAGAAGAGGCGCGCAGCCTAA
- a CDS encoding type II toxin-antitoxin system RelE/ParE family toxin, with protein MPKPMPRLKPLTFLGSSLDDLREMPAAVRHAIGVELMTVQLGGTPTDFKPIASVGAGAYEIRVRDVAGTFRTVYVTKFADSIYVLHAFQKKTQKTGKADLELARRRYKLIPGAKP; from the coding sequence ATGCCAAAGCCGATGCCACGGCTGAAACCGCTAACGTTTCTGGGTTCCAGTCTCGACGACCTGCGGGAAATGCCCGCCGCAGTTCGGCATGCGATCGGCGTAGAACTGATGACTGTGCAGCTCGGCGGTACCCCGACCGACTTCAAACCCATCGCTTCCGTCGGTGCCGGTGCATACGAGATCCGCGTTCGCGATGTCGCAGGAACATTTCGCACGGTGTACGTCACAAAGTTTGCCGATTCGATCTACGTGTTGCATGCCTTCCAGAAAAAGACCCAGAAGACCGGAAAGGCGGATCTAGAGCTGGCGAGGCGGCGGTACAAATTGATTCCAGGAGCGAAGCCATGA